ACTTAGAAATTTAAATTATTCTGCAGACATGTACCTTGAAATGGCATTAAATGCTGAAGGAGAAGATAATCCTTTGGAAGAAGTATACATTGGCGAATTGCCTGTTATGCTCAAATCTGATATTTGCCACCTCAATGGTTTAACTGCTGAAGAATTAATTGAAAAACATGAAGATCCTCAAGATTTAGGAGGTTACTTTATTGTAAATGGTTCAGAAAGAGCTGTTGTTACAATGGAAGAAATTGCTCCAAATAAAATCATTCTTGAAAGATTGGATGAAGTTGAAGATAGGCATGCTAAAGCAGTCGTAACTTCAATTAAAAGTGGTTTCAGAGCTAGAATTACTTTGGAATATAAAAAACCACGTAAGAATGGTGTATTTTTAAGAATTTCTTTCCCATACCTTCCGGGTGAAATTCCATTAGTTATTTTATTAAGGGCTCTTGGATTATCTACCGATCAGGAAATTATTACAGCAATATCTGATGACAATAACTTCCAGATGATGGTTGCAGACGATATTCAGGTTTCACTTGAAGCTTTAAAATTGGATCAAACTGAAATGGATAGCATGACTCTTGATGAAAGAAGAGAATACATGCAGGATGCTGCTATTAAATACATAGGTAACAGAGTAGCTAAAAACATGCCTGCCGACTATCGTACAAAACGTGCTACCGATGTAATAAACCGTTACTTATTGCCTCATATGGGTACTGAACCTGAAAGATGTTATGATAAGGCTATTTACTTAGCTGAAATGACTGAAATGTTACTTGAAGTTATTGAAGAAAAAAGAGAACCTCACGATAAGGACCATTATACTAACAAAAGACTCAGAGTATCTGGAGATTTAATGGAAGATTTATTCAGAGTCGCTTTCACTAACTTGACCAGAGATATGAGTTATCAACTTGAAAGAAGTCTTTCCCGTGGAAAAGACCTTTCAATTAAGCAAGCTGTTCGTAGTGATGTTTTAACTGAAAATATTAAGCACGCTATTGCTACCGGTAATTGGGTAGGTGGAAGAGCTGGTGTTAGTCAGTTATTAGACAGAACTAGTTACATGGGTACACTTTCTCACTTAAGACGTGTTGTATCTCCATTAACCAGAAGTCAACCTCACTTTGAAGCAAGAGATTTACATCCAACTCAATTTGGTAAAATATGTCCAAACGAAACTCCTGAGGGACCTAACTGTGGTTTGGTAAAGAATTTAGCTTTAATGTGTAATATTTCTGAAGGTTCTGATGAACAGGAAATTATAGATGTTATTGAAAGTATGGATGTATTAATTAAATAAGCTAAGGAGGGAATTTATTTGCAAAAATGTAAGATTTACATAAATGGTGAACTTCTCGGGGCTTGTGAAAATCCGGTTGAGTTTACTCAAGAAATGAGAGAAAAAAGAAGAAATGGTGAAGTCTCTCATGAAATGAATATTACCTATTACGAAGACAATAATGAGATTTATATATTTAATGATCCTGGAAGGGCAAGAAGGCCATTAATCATTGTTAAAGAGGGCGTTCCACTTCTTAAAGAAGATCATTTAAATAAAATCGCTAATGGAAAATTAAGATGGGACGATTTGATAGATGATGGTC
This genomic window from uncultured Methanobrevibacter sp. contains:
- a CDS encoding DNA-directed RNA polymerase subunit B'' — translated: MTENNWKLVDAFFDKYDLVDHHIKSYNDFVNNRIQNIIDITEPITLDDGKYTLKTGKVRIEKPSNKEADGSSSIIDPTEARLRNLNYSADMYLEMALNAEGEDNPLEEVYIGELPVMLKSDICHLNGLTAEELIEKHEDPQDLGGYFIVNGSERAVVTMEEIAPNKIILERLDEVEDRHAKAVVTSIKSGFRARITLEYKKPRKNGVFLRISFPYLPGEIPLVILLRALGLSTDQEIITAISDDNNFQMMVADDIQVSLEALKLDQTEMDSMTLDERREYMQDAAIKYIGNRVAKNMPADYRTKRATDVINRYLLPHMGTEPERCYDKAIYLAEMTEMLLEVIEEKREPHDKDHYTNKRLRVSGDLMEDLFRVAFTNLTRDMSYQLERSLSRGKDLSIKQAVRSDVLTENIKHAIATGNWVGGRAGVSQLLDRTSYMGTLSHLRRVVSPLTRSQPHFEARDLHPTQFGKICPNETPEGPNCGLVKNLALMCNISEGSDEQEIIDVIESMDVLIK